From the genome of Megachile rotundata isolate GNS110a chromosome 3, iyMegRotu1, whole genome shotgun sequence:
tgtaaaatttcactttcctTCTCTCCTAAAATAAAGGAAGAACATTACTTCAGCTCTGCATTATTTTTCTTCATGTGCTTTAATACTTACAGATGATCTTTTATTTCGATTCTTCAAACAACTTCTGGAAGCACAATTTTCGGCAGGATACGATCTAGCTCGCGGTCGTGGATTTGGTTTTGGACTAAAACAAGCAATTTATAAATgtctaatatttttgtaatcgtAAATGTATACTGACTTGTTAGAAGTACGTTTGAATTTCGGCATCTTTCTACGAAAGAAGGATAATCctcttaaaaatatattttgctgGTTCCTAAGTGTTATTCGTGAAAATGTTATTATctttataatatcgatagatcgtttactatttaaataattctaaCCTAGATGTCGGTGGGCGGCAGTGACATTTGCGTTTTGTTCCTAAATCTCTTCGGGGTGTCATCGACGTTTCATTTCTTTTACTTCGCTTTCTCTGTAATAAACACTTCATTTGGCTTTTATACGTATTTAAAGCGATGCGTTGTAAATAACAGTTGAAATATTTGCATACTCGGTGTCTTCTGCAGCAACATTCGCCATATTTAGCAAGAATTGGACAGGTGTCTCTTCTGAAAGTGTCAACGCTGGATGTTCTAACACATATACAAAGTGGCGCCAAAAGCTTCCTCTGTCGACTGTACTGTTTCGACCGCCGTTTCTTTTCTGGCACAGTTTGACGTGGACGACAATTGCAAGTTGTTCTTCTTCCAGGTCGTGGATCCTTGCAGGGTAATTTTGACGTACACAGTCTCACTGAGTCCTTACTGCTTACGCTGCAatcaaagaataaaatatttcagactTTAGGTTAAGAGCGTGTtaacaaaaacaaaatttctaaaaagaaggtttacaaaaattatattttataataatgaaaattaaaagatatATAAATTTGCAGTTATGATCTTTCATTAAAActgaatattttctaatttgtctatgtgttaagtagtttaaaaatatttttaattgtaaacgAAACAAAGTgaacaaaatttagaatattttatttcacctaAAAGTGCATAAAAGCTTAAAGGTTGGTAATTCCAGAGACATcgataaatacattttacactGTTTTTTGAAACGTAAAACTGAACCATTACGATCATTATACACTTTATCACCTTGTTTAGCATGGTTATTGCATAGTAAATGATATATCAAATGTTCCTTAGTATCGGTAGTTATTTGCTGAATCACTGAAATGGCATGGGAACGAGGATTTAAAGAATGCAAGGTTGAAAAGGATCTGTTGCTTCGAATGACTTCTCGCAAAGTATGTAAGTGGCTGTTCTAAagactataatttatttatcactCACCATATTTTCTCCGGCACATGTACCGACGTTGAACTTTCCACGTACTGCTTCGAAGCTTGACATTTTTTACTGTAAATTAAACGAAGGTCTACCAACgtgagaaaaatatttttaatatatttacagtTACTGCTAGGACGTCTCTCTAGAGGCGTCTATTATGGCGTACTATTCGGACGTTAATTAATAGTACgccattttacaaaatttttggatttacgTTAAGTTaggttttttatttatagaagtttgaaatattttaatttgctgACTATGGAAGttaagaagtttaaaatttgcacattttaatatatttacagtTAGTGCTAGGACATCTTTAGAATTCAGGCGTTAATAGTACggcattttacaaaatttttggatttaggttaagttaggttttttatttatgggagtttgaaatattttaatttgctgACTatggaagtttaaaatttgcgtagataaaatataaagtactttttgcaatatttaattttcgacGTAGtcgatcgttctttcgatctctTCTTGGACCTCGCACATTTAGATCTCTTTCGCGGTTTTATCGAAGTCTTCGAGCTGGTTGGACAATTCTTATGACACAAAGGTCTTCCTTTTTTATGTTTACTCTTCGGTGGTTTGCTAGTACTGCAAGAACAATAACATAATATtcgaatatttacaatttacaaaatttttcaagtaCCTTGCAATTTGTCTGTTTGCTGGACATTCTGGGTCTAAACAAGTCTTTcgcattttttattactttatgaaTCTTTATTTTACCTAAATggtacaatttttaatgacttatTATATCACGCGATACTTGCTTCTATTGATTTTTCATTAACCTCCTGTAATCACGGAAGAGGAACAAACCTTaacattttcttcttttcctgGTTTTGGATACATGTTCTTCTGGCGATTTATTCATTTTACGCGGTTCAGTTGACGCTGATTTACCAATTGTAATTTATCATCTTGTATTTTTTagtttgaacaaaatttttgtataacctattaattttataaggCGTTGTTTTGACAGTTCATgtcgaaaatatttttgaacagtTCGAGGTCAATAATCGAAAAAATCGCATAAAATGCTGCATtcgtttttctcttcttttcacGTTATGTTATTCATGCAAGAAAGACATCGTTCGCTTTAAAATACACAAACTGCGTTAACCAGAAATCTGAATTATTGACATTCCGGTGAGACTTAACGTTTCGTGTCATATTTTGTATTGTCAGAATGTTCAcgaaattgataacaattaatgcattaatgcaataattttaattaattaaaaattcattcaaataattttagctataaaaaataattaatattaaaaactaaaatttaattaatttattaagtttatttttgttatatataaaaatatcatttataaataaaatattttttaaatgggtTGACAAGTTATTTATCTCCATTATTTGCGATATTTTGGATAACGTCAGTTTAAAGGTATTTCGGTATGTCGAAGTAGTGTTGTAAATATGCTTGCTCTACTTATTTAAGTGTTCTAGTGCTCATATCAGCCCCATCATATGAACAGCTCATATGAGTTCCataatatgaaatttcttttggtactaaattaataaattattacgtgTTATTTAAAGAGCCAGTCATTTCGACTGCggtaaaatttatttagtagAACTAGCTTCGTGTTAATTGTCCTCGTGTTAACCGCTTCCTTAATCGCCCGACCAGCGGGACATTACCCGACCTGTTCACCGTGCGGAATCGCGGTGCTCGAAGGTGTCAAGGGCGCCCCGACGCGGCACCGTGGAATTAGCCGCGATGAAGATAAAAAAGAGGGCGAAAGAGGAAGAGGTGCGTGCATCGTACTCTTCGTATTCGACGTGTGTGCAAAACGGCAGCAGGAATATCGACGCCAGACTGGCGGCCGTTAGTTGTGGCCTTGCCATCGGCAATTTATTCACGAACCGGAATATCTCTGCAGCCGTTCGTTCGGCAACCTCCATTCGTTCAAGAGCACCTCGAGCCAACTTGGAGCTCTCTTCTCGTAGGGAGACAGTACATTCGTTACTTTCCCGACTGCTCGACACACGACAtgatcatatacatatgtatatacctaCACGCAGCAAAATTAGCTCGATGATTGGACTAACCACTTATTTCCTTGACATCCAATTACTTTGCCGGTTAAATTCCTCGCGTGTACCTTTGTCGGTTTTCGAGGGTTTCAACGTCTTTTGGAAGGTTTAAGAGCTATACTTTTTTAACGTTTAAATCTTTTTAGGGGgttgaaaaaaaattgttaaggtAAGGAAGGTAATATTTGGACATTCATAATGGAATACTTATGAAGGAACGATTTTTCAATTGTGTAAATCAAGTTATACcgaacaatttttcaattgtgtaaataaaagttatattggacaatttttcaattatactgAACAATTTGGCAATTGCGTACACCTCAAAAGTACTTCACTAGTGTTATTTAACTActgcatatttttaataaaatatccgAGAATCAGCTGTGTGAACTCGAGTCATAAGTATGTATTTTTTgtagaaacaatttttatatcaatCTTGTTTACTAACATGTGCTATGTAGATCATTTtcataagaaaaatataaaacagtagTTACACAAAAATTGTCAATATTAAAAGAGCTTATTTTTTAAAGTAGTTCAACTTTAACTACTTGTTGAACTGGTACCACTTCATGAGTTTAAACCAGATAATTGATCACTACAAACAGAGCACCAAAGAATGTGAACAATTCCCCGATATTCCTGAAATAAATACTTGTTAAAAGAACATAAGCAAACAAAGTGAGCGTTAAATCTTCTCCGTTCGCAAACATTGTTTAAACACGTTTGCGGTGTTGCTAAGACTCCGAGTCGTTAAAAGTCTTGGTCGACGTTTAAATTTAAACCTGTTTTATGTTCGTAGCAATTACAGACGTGTTTACGCGAATTAAACCGGTAGACACGCGTGTGCGAACGCATTAGATCGCGGCCATTGTTATAGagtgttaataattaaaagGCGCGCGAGCTGCGCGCAAAAGCCATTACCATCTGTTTCGAAAATGTCACGAAACGAGCTTTCAATGCCTGACAATGGAGTCGTTTGAGACGATATCTTTTGTGCCGTTTATTGGATAAACTGTAACGAGCGGATTGTAACGTGGACTTTATCGCGCATTGTGAACGCTATCCGTTTCTTCGACAAGTAGAAACACAACTTCACGAGGGGATTTTACGAAAAGATAATTACGAAAGGAACTTTTCATCGGGTAGACACAAAGAGAAaccgttttattgaataaattatgAAAGGAAGCCAATAAAAACGTAAATACGTCTGGAGGAAATTACATGTGGCTGATTATGTGAATAATCCGAGCGAATTTATGGGAACGCGAGGCAACTATTATTTTGTGCTTAAAAAGACTCGTAATTTAGCAAGAAATGTATGTTGCAAATGACTGTTATTTGTTGTGGGCCTTATTAGCGTCGTTTATGTAGCTACTTTCTTTTCCGATGGTAAATTATGTTCTCCGCTTTTTCCCATGAATAAAGAAATGCTGGATTATATGCGATTATTCGATGCGACAGGTAATGAGATTTCATGGCAAAAAGTAATTGAGTACGATAAAAAATAGGGGGATTTCATTTTTAAGGGACtgcaatttataattcataactATTAAGATGATAATATTGATTAGAAAGTCTTCAATCATTCGACAATATGTGACTAGTATGGTTCATACACACTATGTTGGAAAAATAacagaactttttaaataaaaagaaaagaattaacaACAGTGTAACAGTGTtataaaacgttccttttatagctaatttcagttttggaaaaagaaAGTGTTTACATAGGGATAAgtcagaatttggaggatgttggaacaaacttgttttttcgccaaaaatttatgaacagcgacagttcacatggtgcgttatcatgcaacagaaaccaactttccagcgctcgatattcgggcctcacacgaatgatcctcttccacaaatgttccataacacccagataatattcgccattaacattttgtcccagTAGAACGAATTACCGAagattcctttagaatcgtaaaagcaaattaacattgtcttctctcgggacttctggaatcgcaatttttttgattttggagagcctggagatttccacgtagcactttggcgctttgttcgaggtttatacttgaagcaccaagtctcatcactagttacaattgattccaggaatgtgcagtttcgtctggctgttttgataagatcctcgcaatattcaacgcaagcaatttgttgcgcttccccgtgattttgtgacacggtgacgaaaggttctgtcgcattaaacgctacaagtttacaattcgttggtcgattccaataatgattgttgtgttttatAGAGGAGGTATATAAtgttttcagataaaatattgttttaatagatggcgctagtttcccttaaatttaaaaagttctgttACTTTTCCAACATACTGTGTATTTGTCGAGAAAGAATGATACATTGCTTTTTGTGAAAACGCGAAAAATGCTGAAATAGCGGTCCTAATGGAGGactcctaattcgatggcccgTTTAGTATTTTTTGCAAGTTAAAATGTTtggaaaaatgtatgaaaaataTACCATGCGTAAAAATTGTCAATTTAAATGAGTGACGTAATAAGCTTCTCGAGTCCCGTTTTTCTATCTCTCacaaaaatatttgcataaatatccACGGTCTAATTGGTCAGGTATTGCCATTTGTCTCGTACCTCTCTAAAGCTATATACATGCAAAAGATGACTTCATTATACGCCCGTTGCTAATTTGCATAATTGAAGGTACGTTTTTTTTGGACTAAACAAGGTCTGACAGAAGTGCGACAAACGGTAGATAATCAATTCTACATCCATTAGAGGCGCCTCTCTCAGTAAACGTAATTTCGGTTGCACCTGAAGGAATTTGCAAGGCAAATCTGGAAGATCTATTTTTATTCCGTTCCCTTCCTTCGCGTTGAAGAATTCACTATAGTTTCGAAGATTTTTTCTGCGTGATCGGGAATAAAATACGTAGGCTGCTTTTAATCCacttaatgtatttttattttaatagttttatGAAGTTTATAATAGTTTTGATGCTATGACATTTTTCTTATCGTGTGGTtaatt
Proteins encoded in this window:
- the LOC105662823 gene encoding uncharacterized protein LOC105662823 isoform X7 — encoded protein: MYLSMSLELPTFKLLCTFSVSSKDSVRLCTSKLPCKDPRPGRRTTCNCRPRQTVPEKKRRSKQYSRQRKLLAPLCICVRTSSVDTFRRDTCPILAKYGECCCRRHRVCKYFNCYLQRIALNTYKSQMKCLLQRKRSKRNETSMTPRRDLGTKRKCHCRPPTSRNQQNIFLRGLSFFRRKMPKFKRTSNNPKPNPRPRARSYPAENCASRSCLKNRNKRSSERRKVKFYK
- the LOC105662823 gene encoding uncharacterized protein LOC105662823 isoform X6; this translates as MRKTCLDPECPANRQIASTSKPPKSKHKKGRPLCHKNCPTSSKTSIKPRKRSKCARSKKRSKERSTTSKIKYCKNKKCQASKQYVESSTSVHVPEKICVSSKDSVRLCTSKLPCKDPRPGRRTTCNCRPRQTVPEKKRRSKQYSRQRKLLAPLCICVRTSSVDTFRRDTCPILAKYGECCCRRHRRKRSKRNETSMTPRRDLGTKRKCHCRPPTSSPKPNPRPRARSYPAENCASRSCLKNRNKRSSERRKVKFYK
- the LOC105662823 gene encoding uncharacterized protein LOC105662823 isoform X1, with amino-acid sequence MRKTCLDPECPANRQIASTSKPPKSKHKKGRPLCHKNCPTSSKTSIKPRKRSKCARSKKRSKERSTTSKIKYCKNKKCQASKQYVESSTSVHVPEKICVSSKDSVRLCTSKLPCKDPRPGRRTTCNCRPRQTVPEKKRRSKQYSRQRKLLAPLCICVRTSSVDTFRRDTCPILAKYGECCCRRHRVCKYFNCYLQRIALNTYKSQMKCLLQRKRSKRNETSMTPRRDLGTKRKCHCRPPTSRNQQNIFLRGLSFFRRKMPKFKRTSNNPKPNPRPRARSYPAENCASRSCLKNRNKRSSERRKVKFYK
- the LOC105662823 gene encoding uncharacterized protein LOC105662823 isoform X5, coding for MRKTCLDPECPANRQIASTSKPPKSKHKKGRPLCHKNCPTSSKTSIKPRKRSKCARSKKRSKERSTTSKIKYCKNKKCQASKQYVESSTSVHVPEKICVSSKDSVRLCTSKLPCKDPRPGRRTTCNCRPRQTVPEKKRRSKQYSRQRKLLAPLCICVRTSSVDTFRRDTCPILAKYGECCCRRHRRKRSKRNETSMTPRRDLGTKRKCHCRPPTSRKMPKFKRTSNNPKPNPRPRARSYPAENCASRSCLKNRNKRSSERRKVKFYK
- the LOC105662823 gene encoding uncharacterized protein LOC105662823 isoform X3 encodes the protein MRKTCLDPECPANRQIASTSKPPKSKHKKGRPLCHKNCPTSSKTSIKPRKRSKCARSKKRSKERSTTSKIKYCKNKKCQASKQYVESSTSVHVPEKICVSSKDSVRLCTSKLPCKDPRPGRRTTCNCRPRQTVPEKKRRSKQYSRQRKLLAPLCICVRTSSVDTFRRDTCPILAKYGECCCRRHRRKRSKRNETSMTPRRDLGTKRKCHCRPPTSRNQQNIFLRGLSFFRRKMPKFKRTSNNPKPNPRPRARSYPAENCASRSCLKNRNKRSSERRKVKFYK
- the LOC105662823 gene encoding uncharacterized protein LOC105662823 isoform X2, with the protein product MRKTCLDPECPANRQIASTSKPPKSKHKKGRPLCHKNCPTSSKTSIKPRKRSKCARSKKRSKERSTTSKIKYCKNKKCQASKQYVESSTSVHVPEKICVSSKDSVRLCTSKLPCKDPRPGRRTTCNCRPRQTVPEKKRRSKQYSRQRKLLAPLCICVRTSSVDTFRRDTCPILAKYGECCCRRHRVCKYFNCYLQRIALNTYKSQMKCLLQRKRSKRNETSMTPRRDLGTKRKCHCRPPTSRKMPKFKRTSNNPKPNPRPRARSYPAENCASRSCLKNRNKRSSERRKVKFYK
- the LOC105662823 gene encoding uncharacterized protein LOC105662823 isoform X4, which gives rise to MRKTCLDPECPANRQIASTSKPPKSKHKKGRPLCHKNCPTSSKTSIKPRKRSKCARSKKRSKERSTTSKIKYCKNKKCQASKQYVESSTSVHVPEKICVSSKDSVRLCTSKLPCKDPRPGRRTTCNCRPRQTVPEKKRRSKQYSRQRKLLAPLCICVRTSSVDTFRRDTCPILAKYGECCCRRHRVCKYFNCYLQRIALNTYKSQMKCLLQRKRSKRNETSMTPRRDLGTKRKCHCRPPTSSPKPNPRPRARSYPAENCASRSCLKNRNKRSSERRKVKFYK